A genome region from Clostridium sp. JN-9 includes the following:
- a CDS encoding TetR/AcrR family transcriptional regulator, with protein sequence MNCAAELFIQHSYSYVDMRMISKKSGVAVGTLYNYYENKKHLYISIIKESWQNTFQNLDNLRNLNASPEEKLRKFINILYDDIEARSGLGRELIDPTEVELMEDDEIKDLKSSLMLRLSNFFNCLDKKESLNKCSNLDARLAELLVTCTLTMYELHPDDKEENISFLVEFMKLSIK encoded by the coding sequence ATGAATTGTGCTGCAGAGTTATTTATTCAGCACAGCTATTCATATGTGGACATGAGAATGATATCAAAAAAATCCGGTGTGGCTGTAGGAACTCTATATAACTACTATGAAAACAAGAAGCATCTTTATATAAGCATAATTAAGGAAAGCTGGCAGAATACATTTCAAAACCTTGATAACCTTAGAAATCTTAATGCTTCTCCTGAAGAAAAGCTTAGGAAATTCATAAATATACTTTATGATGATATTGAAGCAAGAAGCGGTTTGGGCAGGGAGCTAATTGACCCCACCGAGGTCGAACTTATGGAAGATGATGAAATTAAGGATTTAAAGAGCAGCTTAATGTTAAGATTATCAAATTTCTTTAATTGTCTTGATAAGAAAGAAAGTCTTAATAAATGTTCCAACCTTGATGCAAGGCTGGCAGAATTATTGGTAACATGCACATTAACAATGTATGAATTACATCCAGATGATAAGGAAGAAAATATCAGCTTTTTAGTTGAATTTATGAAATTATCTATTAAATAA
- a CDS encoding sulfite exporter TauE/SafE family protein, translating to MSFGFYLLAICIGIVTGGITSLIGASGVMIIVPVLTMLFKTSVHTAIGTSLFVDVIASLTVAYSYYKNGNIDLKSGIWIAITSIIGAQIGASIASKMGESNLSSSFGIVLIIAGIAMFRKSYKEKGDNENSLSKLINFKKKWQKIVSALIIGLGIGILSGIFGAGGGVMVLLALIILLAFSLHKAIGTSTLIMAITALSSTIGYAARGNINIVLGIFLSIGAVTGGILGSRYANKVNEKTLEKIVGVCFTIMGAVMTAIEIFK from the coding sequence ATGAGTTTTGGATTTTATTTATTAGCAATATGTATTGGTATTGTCACAGGAGGCATAACAAGTCTTATAGGCGCCAGCGGAGTTATGATCATAGTACCTGTTTTGACTATGCTTTTTAAAACCAGCGTCCACACTGCAATTGGTACAAGTTTATTTGTGGATGTTATAGCTTCTTTAACGGTAGCTTATTCTTATTATAAAAATGGCAACATAGATCTTAAATCAGGTATCTGGATAGCAATAACTTCTATTATTGGAGCTCAGATAGGTGCTTCCATTGCAAGTAAAATGGGAGAAAGCAATTTGTCTTCAAGCTTTGGAATTGTTTTGATTATTGCCGGTATAGCAATGTTTCGTAAAAGCTATAAAGAAAAAGGTGATAATGAAAATTCGCTAAGTAAGTTAATTAATTTTAAAAAGAAGTGGCAGAAAATAGTGTCTGCCTTAATTATAGGATTAGGCATAGGTATTTTAAGCGGTATATTTGGAGCAGGCGGCGGAGTTATGGTACTTCTGGCATTAATTATATTATTGGCATTTTCTCTTCATAAAGCTATTGGTACTTCAACACTTATAATGGCTATAACAGCTCTTTCATCCACTATAGGTTATGCAGCCAGAGGAAATATAAACATTGTACTTGGTATATTCCTATCCATTGGAGCTGTTACAGGAGGAATTTTAGGTTCACGATATGCCAATAAAGTTAACGAAAAAACTTTGGAAAAGATTGTAGGTGTATGTTTTACTATTATGGGTGCAGTTATGACTGCTATTGAAATATTCAAATAA
- a CDS encoding MarR family transcriptional regulator translates to MYTENTKAEVARLFFEVNKNFKHCMRKNFGIGGLTIPQTLVVFTLFKSGEMKISELSKKVNLSNSTVSGIVDRLEKQGMVERTRSEEDRRTVFVSVTEKFKEVHKGFHKEIEKNFEDSLSSGTPEELEKVIEGLNILKRILNGKER, encoded by the coding sequence TTGTATACAGAAAATACAAAGGCTGAGGTAGCAAGGCTTTTTTTCGAAGTAAATAAAAATTTTAAACACTGCATGCGCAAAAACTTTGGAATCGGCGGGCTGACTATTCCACAAACTTTGGTGGTTTTTACATTGTTTAAATCTGGTGAGATGAAGATAAGTGAGCTAAGTAAAAAGGTAAATCTGTCAAATAGTACAGTTTCAGGTATAGTGGACAGACTGGAAAAGCAGGGAATGGTTGAAAGGACAAGAAGTGAGGAGGATAGAAGAACTGTTTTCGTAAGTGTCACAGAAAAGTTTAAAGAAGTACATAAGGGTTTTCACAAGGAAATAGAAAAAAACTTTGAGGATTCACTTAGTTCAGGTACTCCTGAAGAGCTGGAGAAAGTAATTGAAGGATTAAATATTTTAAAAAGAATATTGAACGGCAAAGAGAGGTAG